Proteins found in one Drosophila innubila isolate TH190305 chromosome X, UK_Dinn_1.0, whole genome shotgun sequence genomic segment:
- the LOC117792076 gene encoding glutamine-dependent NAD(+) synthetase isoform X2 — protein sequence MVHKVTVAVSTLNQWALDFEGNMARILQSILEAKDMGASYRTGPELEVCGYSCEDHFRESDTFLHSWETLLEIMMSPFCENMLVDVGMPVMHHNVAYNCRVAFFNRKLLLIRPKMAMCDDGNYRETRWFTAWTKALKTEEYLLPLLITQHTGQQTVPFGDAVIETRDTCIGYEICEELWNVSSKHIDMSLSGVEIIVNGSASYMELRKAHITADLIRNASFKAGGAYLFSNLRGCDGQRVYFNGCSTIALNGELLARSQQFALQDVEVTLATIDLEDIRAHRISQRSRCITAAKAAAYPRIRCDFEMSTRSDIFITSTPPLHYTSHTVEEEIALGPACWLWDYLRRSGQGGFFLPLSGGVDSSSSATIVYSMCRQVVHAVQHGDAQVLYDIRKILADTDYTPDNAASLCSRLLVTCYMGSVNSSKETRSRAAQLASQLGSYHIEISIDLAVNALLGIFNVVTGLTPVFRTQGGCARQNLALQNIQSRIRMVLAYVFAQLMLWVRNRPGGLLVLGSANVDESLRGYLTKYDCSSADINPIGGIAKSDLRRFLVYAKERYNLSALESIIQAPPTAELEPLQENGQLLQTDEQDMGMSYAELSEYGRLRKQSFCGPYSMFCKLVATWKGDLSPKEVADKCMQRVIALTIIDLITGLSFIVPTGVGNLRQLMMRLLNCSPLTLLLQSMKDLLAMSCFCHMTLVLNAPYI from the exons TGGTTACAGCTGCGAGGATCATTTTCGTGAGTCGGATACTTTTCTGCATTCGTGGGAGACACTCTTGGAAATCATGATGTCACCTTTTTG CGAAAATATGCTTGTGGATGTAGGCATGCCAGTGATGCATCACAACGTTGCGTACAATTGCCGCGTggctttttttaatcggaaaCTATTGTTGATTCGTCCCAAGATGGCAATGTGTGACGATGGTAACTATCGTGAAACGCGCTGGTTTACCGCCTGGACGAAAGCCTTAAAAACGGAAGAGTATCTGCTTCCACTCCTTATCACCCAACATACAGGCCAGCAAACGGTGCCTTTCGGTGATGCTGTCATAGAGACGCGCGATACCTGCATCGGCTATGAGATATGTGAAGAACTGTGGAACGTAAGCAGTAAGCACATCGACATGTCGTTATCGGGCGTGGAAATAATAGTAAACGGATCCGCTAGCTATATGGAGCTTCGAAAAGCGCATATTACTGCCGATCTCATACGCAACGCTAGTTTCAAGGCTGGAGGAGCTTATCTATTTAGCAACTTGCGCGGATGTGACGGCCAACGAGTATATTTTAATGGTTGCTCGACCATTGCGCTTAATGGTGAGCTGTTAGCGCGTAGCCAGCAATTTGCTCTTCAAGATGTAGAGGTAACACTCGCCACCATTGACTTGGAAGACATTCGTGCGCATCGTATAAGTCAGCGTTCGCGTTGCATAACAGCTGCTAAAGCGGCAGCATACCCGCGAATTCGTTGCGATTTTGAGATGTCCACACGCAGTGACATATTCATAACATCAACGCCGCCTCTTCACTACACCAGCCACACGGTTGAAGAGGAGATTGCCTTGGGACCCGCCTGCTGGCTCTGGGACTATTTACGGCGTTCCGGACAGGGTGGTTTTTTCCTACCACTTAGTGGCGGCGTTGACTCCAGCAGCTCAGCAACAATAGTATACTCCATGTGTCGACAAGTAGTTCACGCTGTACAACATGGCGATGCACAGGTTCTTTACGACATACGTAAAATCCTAGCCGATACTGACTATACGCCGGATAATGCGGCATCACTTTGCAGCCGACTGCTAGTCACCTGTTATATGGGAAgtgtcaacagcagcaaagaaACGAGAAGTCGTGCTGCGCAACTGGCTAGCCAATTAGGTAGCTACCATATTGAAATCAGCATCGATCTGGCCGTAAATGCATTATTGGGTATTTTCAATGTGGTAACCGGATTGACGCCAGTCTTTCGTACCCAAGGTGGCTGCGCTAGACAAAACCTGGCGCTACAGAATATTCAGTCACGCATACGCATGGTACTTGCCTATGTATTTGCTCAACTAATGTTGTGGGTCCGCAATCGTCCAGGTGGTCTGCTTGTCTTGGGTTCGGCCAATGTTGACGAATCACTACGTGGTTATTTGACCAAGTATGATTGCTCCTCAGCAGATATTAATCCAATTGGGGGCATAGCAAAGTCGGATTTGCGACGATTTTTGGTGTACGCCAAAGAAAG GTACAATCTTTCTGCACTGGAAAGCATCATCCAGGCGCCGCCCACTGCCGAACTAGAGCCATTGCAGGAAAACGGCCAACTTTTACAAACCGACGAGCAAGACATGGGAATGAGCTATGCAGAGTTAAGCGAGTATGGACGCCTACGCAAACAATCTTTTTGCGGACCCTACAGTATGTTCTGCAAACTGGTTGCCACCTGGAAGGGCGATCTGAGTCCCAAAGAAGTGGCTGATAAA TGCATGCAGAGAGTTATAGCCCTGACGATAATCGATTTGATCACCGGCCTTTCCTTTATCGTGCCAACTGGAGTTGGCAATTTAAGGCAATTGATGATGAGATTATTAAACTGCAGCCCATTAACACTCCTTCTTCAGAGCATGAAAGACCTACTAGCAATGAGTTGCTTCTGTCACATGACACTAGTACTCAACGCTCCATACATATGA
- the LOC117792076 gene encoding glutamine-dependent NAD(+) synthetase isoform X1, which yields MVHKVTVAVSTLNQWALDFEGNMARILQSILEAKDMGASYRTGPELEVCGYSCEDHFRESDTFLHSWETLLEIMMSPFCENMLVDVGMPVMHHNVAYNCRVAFFNRKLLLIRPKMAMCDDGNYRETRWFTAWTKALKTEEYLLPLLITQHTGQQTVPFGDAVIETRDTCIGYEICEELWNVSSKHIDMSLSGVEIIVNGSASYMELRKAHITADLIRNASFKAGGAYLFSNLRGCDGQRVYFNGCSTIALNGELLARSQQFALQDVEVTLATIDLEDIRAHRISQRSRCITAAKAAAYPRIRCDFEMSTRSDIFITSTPPLHYTSHTVEEEIALGPACWLWDYLRRSGQGGFFLPLSGGVDSSSSATIVYSMCRQVVHAVQHGDAQVLYDIRKILADTDYTPDNAASLCSRLLVTCYMGSVNSSKETRSRAAQLASQLGSYHIEISIDLAVNALLGIFNVVTGLTPVFRTQGGCARQNLALQNIQSRIRMVLAYVFAQLMLWVRNRPGGLLVLGSANVDESLRGYLTKYDCSSADINPIGGIAKSDLRRFLVYAKERYNLSALESIIQAPPTAELEPLQENGQLLQTDEQDMGMSYAELSEYGRLRKQSFCGPYSMFCKLVATWKGDLSPKEVADKVKHFFRCYAINRHKMTVLTPSVHAESYSPDDNRFDHRPFLYRANWSWQFKAIDDEIIKLQPINTPSSEHERPTSNELLLSHDTSTQRSIHMNDSKHSSPLSSASLDLGISTAVLPLIDNPPAQSKKSSGFSKVHVNVLGKIKDRTGIPV from the exons TGGTTACAGCTGCGAGGATCATTTTCGTGAGTCGGATACTTTTCTGCATTCGTGGGAGACACTCTTGGAAATCATGATGTCACCTTTTTG CGAAAATATGCTTGTGGATGTAGGCATGCCAGTGATGCATCACAACGTTGCGTACAATTGCCGCGTggctttttttaatcggaaaCTATTGTTGATTCGTCCCAAGATGGCAATGTGTGACGATGGTAACTATCGTGAAACGCGCTGGTTTACCGCCTGGACGAAAGCCTTAAAAACGGAAGAGTATCTGCTTCCACTCCTTATCACCCAACATACAGGCCAGCAAACGGTGCCTTTCGGTGATGCTGTCATAGAGACGCGCGATACCTGCATCGGCTATGAGATATGTGAAGAACTGTGGAACGTAAGCAGTAAGCACATCGACATGTCGTTATCGGGCGTGGAAATAATAGTAAACGGATCCGCTAGCTATATGGAGCTTCGAAAAGCGCATATTACTGCCGATCTCATACGCAACGCTAGTTTCAAGGCTGGAGGAGCTTATCTATTTAGCAACTTGCGCGGATGTGACGGCCAACGAGTATATTTTAATGGTTGCTCGACCATTGCGCTTAATGGTGAGCTGTTAGCGCGTAGCCAGCAATTTGCTCTTCAAGATGTAGAGGTAACACTCGCCACCATTGACTTGGAAGACATTCGTGCGCATCGTATAAGTCAGCGTTCGCGTTGCATAACAGCTGCTAAAGCGGCAGCATACCCGCGAATTCGTTGCGATTTTGAGATGTCCACACGCAGTGACATATTCATAACATCAACGCCGCCTCTTCACTACACCAGCCACACGGTTGAAGAGGAGATTGCCTTGGGACCCGCCTGCTGGCTCTGGGACTATTTACGGCGTTCCGGACAGGGTGGTTTTTTCCTACCACTTAGTGGCGGCGTTGACTCCAGCAGCTCAGCAACAATAGTATACTCCATGTGTCGACAAGTAGTTCACGCTGTACAACATGGCGATGCACAGGTTCTTTACGACATACGTAAAATCCTAGCCGATACTGACTATACGCCGGATAATGCGGCATCACTTTGCAGCCGACTGCTAGTCACCTGTTATATGGGAAgtgtcaacagcagcaaagaaACGAGAAGTCGTGCTGCGCAACTGGCTAGCCAATTAGGTAGCTACCATATTGAAATCAGCATCGATCTGGCCGTAAATGCATTATTGGGTATTTTCAATGTGGTAACCGGATTGACGCCAGTCTTTCGTACCCAAGGTGGCTGCGCTAGACAAAACCTGGCGCTACAGAATATTCAGTCACGCATACGCATGGTACTTGCCTATGTATTTGCTCAACTAATGTTGTGGGTCCGCAATCGTCCAGGTGGTCTGCTTGTCTTGGGTTCGGCCAATGTTGACGAATCACTACGTGGTTATTTGACCAAGTATGATTGCTCCTCAGCAGATATTAATCCAATTGGGGGCATAGCAAAGTCGGATTTGCGACGATTTTTGGTGTACGCCAAAGAAAG GTACAATCTTTCTGCACTGGAAAGCATCATCCAGGCGCCGCCCACTGCCGAACTAGAGCCATTGCAGGAAAACGGCCAACTTTTACAAACCGACGAGCAAGACATGGGAATGAGCTATGCAGAGTTAAGCGAGTATGGACGCCTACGCAAACAATCTTTTTGCGGACCCTACAGTATGTTCTGCAAACTGGTTGCCACCTGGAAGGGCGATCTGAGTCCCAAAGAAGTGGCTGATAAAGTTAAGCATTTTTTTCGCTGTTACGCTATAAATCGCCATAAAATGACCGTACTAACTCCTTCAGTGCATGCAGAGAGTTATAGCCCTGACGATAATCGATTTGATCACCGGCCTTTCCTTTATCGTGCCAACTGGAGTTGGCAATTTAAGGCAATTGATGATGAGATTATTAAACTGCAGCCCATTAACACTCCTTCTTCAGAGCATGAAAGACCTACTAGCAATGAGTTGCTTCTGTCACATGACACTAGTACTCAACGCTCCATACATATGAATGACTCAAAGCACTCGTCGCCATTGTCATCTGCTTCGTTGGATTTAGGCATTTCTACCGCAGTGCTACCTCTTATCGATAATCCACCTGCGCAAAGTAAAAAGTCAAGCGGTTTCTCGAAAGTACATGTAAATGTACTTGGCAAGATAAAGGATCGAACTGGAATACCAGTCTAA